From the genome of Candidatus Zixiibacteriota bacterium, one region includes:
- a CDS encoding HPr family phosphocarrier protein yields MYSKEVKIANKLGLHARPSAQLVKTAATFDADIFLEKDGLKVNGKSIMGVMMLAAEFGSTVIISAEGPDENDAVEAIYLLLGSEFKEAYDE; encoded by the coding sequence TTGTATAGTAAAGAAGTAAAAATCGCCAACAAGTTAGGTCTGCACGCCAGGCCCTCGGCTCAGCTGGTCAAGACCGCGGCCACCTTTGACGCGGATATCTTTTTGGAAAAGGACGGGCTCAAGGTCAACGGTAAATCTATCATGGGTGTCATGATGCTGGCCGCTGAGTTCGGCTCGACCGTGATTATCTCAGCGGAAGGTCCGGATGAAAATGATGCGGTCGAAGCTATCTATCTGCTTCTCGGATCGGAGTTCAAGGAAGCCTACGATGAGTAA